A genome region from Musa acuminata AAA Group cultivar baxijiao chromosome BXJ3-5, Cavendish_Baxijiao_AAA, whole genome shotgun sequence includes the following:
- the LOC103985156 gene encoding AAA-ATPase At4g25835-like, translating to MKEVWTSLASIMGVFAFFQSILHAVFPPELWFAAAKLFHRLFRCFSTYCYFDITETDGVNTNELYHAVQLYLSRSASMASSRLSLSRSLNSSAFTFGLANNDRLVDSFRGASATWEHAVTQRQSQTFSWRPLPEEKRSFTLRIKKKDKPLLLPAYLDHIMETATELRRRNQDRLLYTNSRGGSMESRGFPWESVPFKHPSTFDTLAMDPARKELIMADLNDFAQGKAFYEKTGRAWKRGYLLYGPPGTGKSSMIAAMANYLGYDVYDLELTEVHTNSELRKLLMKTTSKSIIVIEDIDCSVNLTNRSSKKPVPSCEPPSDLRPTGGTEDGGGAARTITLSGLLNFTDGLWSCCGSERIFVFTTNHIEKLDPALVRSGRMDMHVFMSYCSFQALKILMKNYLGWEDGEQNDELMWELAEVVDEAEITPADVSEILIKNRRRVRREAAAELLEALKARVERRKKERKRSLSEQVVEEEEEQEKRALESPKESTGQLMHSCNAKEDKGAEED from the coding sequence ATGAAGGAGGTGTGGACCTCCCTGGCCTCGATCATGGGCGTGTTCGCCTTTTTCCAGAGCATTCTCCACGCGGTGTTCCCGCCGGAACTGTGGTTCGCGGCGGCGAAGCTGTTCCACCGCCTGTTCCGCTGCTTCTCCACGTACTGCTACTTCGACATCACGGAGACGGACGGCGTGAACACCAATGAGCTGTACCACGCGGTGCAGCTGTACCTCAGCCGGTCGGCCTCCATGGCGTCCTCCCGGCTGAGCCTCTCCCGCAGCCTCAACTCCTCCGCCTTCACCTTCGGCCTCGCCAACAACGACCGCCTCGTGGACAGCTTCCGCGGCGCCAGCGCCACCTGGGAGCACGCCGTCACGCAGCGCCAGTCGCAGACCTTCTCCTGGAGGCCGCTTCCTGAGGAGAAGCGCAGCTTCACCCTCCGGATCAAGAAGAAGGACAAGCCCCTCCTCCTCCCGGCGTACCTCGACCACATCATGGAGACCGCCACCGAACTCCGCCGCCGGAACCAGGACCGGCTGCTGTACACCAATTCCCGCGGCGGCTCCATGGAGTCCCGCGGCTTCCCGTGGGAGTCAGTCCCCTTCAAGCATCCAAGCACCTTCGACACCCTCGCCATGGATCCCGCGAGGAAGGAGCTCATCATGGCCGACCTCAACGACTTCGCTCAAGGGAAGGCCTTCTACGAGAAGACCGGCCGGGCATGGAAGCGCGGATACCTGCTCTACGGCCCGCCCGGCACTGGCAAGTCCAGCATGATCGCTGCCATGGCCAATTACCTCGGCTATGACGTCTACGACCTCGAGCTCACTGAGGTGCACACCAACTCCGAGCTCCGAAAGCTCCTGATGAAGACCACCTCCAAGTCGATCATCGTCATCGAAGACATCGACTGCTCCGTCAATCTCACCAACAGGAGCTCCAAGAAGCCGGTCCCGTCGTGTGAGCCGCCATCGGACTTGAGACCCACCGGCGGGACGGAGGACGGCGGCGGCGCCGCCAGGACAATAACCCTGTCGGGGCTGCTCAACTTCACCGACGGGCTGTGGTCGTGCTGCGGCAGCGAGCGGATCTTCGTGTTCACCACCAACCACATCGAGAAGCTCGACCCGGCGCTGGTGCGGTCGGGGAGGATGGACATGCACGTGTTCATGAGCTACTGCTCGTTCCAGGCGCTGAAGATCCTCATGAAGAACTACCTAGGATGGGAAGACGGCGAGCAGAACGACGAACTGATGTGGGAGTTGGCGGAGGTGGTGGACGAGGCCGAGATAACTCCGGCGGATGTCAGTGAGATCCTGATAAAGAACCGGAGGCGGGTGAGGCGCGAGGCGGCGGCGGAGCTGCTGGAGGCTCTGAAGGCCCGCGTCGAGcggaggaagaaggagaggaagaggagtttGAGCGagcaggtggtggaggaggaggaagagcaggAGAAGAGGGCATTGGAGAGCCCCAAGGAGAGTACTGGACAATTGATGCACAGTTGCAATGCAAAAGAAGACAAGGGGGCAGAAGAAGATTGA